From Gadus macrocephalus chromosome 16, ASM3116895v1:
GATTCTGAAAAGAGAATTAAACCCCAACCTTTCCACCTTTACTGTATGCGCTATGAAACGTACTATTACCTTTGTGGGCGCAGCGCGGTGAACAGGGTGGAGGTACCTTGTGGATTCCTCTCGGTGGCCTCCATGTACCAAGTCTGTAAGGAGAAGACCCTTGTTTGACTTAAGGTGTTGCACCCACCTCATACAAGGGCCTGGCCCCCCTCCTTCTATGagtatattgtttttttatcaatatTGTGTCCCACATTTATTTTGGAGATTATTTTTGAGTTCCGGGGTGTTACAAatgtttgttgtattttttattacCTTGTGACAGAATTGGTAGGGCATCACCTGCTAAAAATGTTTAAAGTATATGTGTTTAATCAAAGCCTTACTCGTAAGGCCGTATCAGGATAGCCATTTTAAAATGATTTCACACGCAGTATGAGACCATGTTTTATAAAACTGGCACGTTTTCTGTGCGGtttttgtaggttacaaaaTGTGTTGATTGAAACATGAAGATGATGTAATAAAAATGGCAAAAGCATTATACATGTGGCTGTGCTACCAATTATTTTGCTACTTATTGTTTAATTGGACTTCCTCACGTCTCCGTTACATTGAATGAttcttttcaaaatctgctgagCAACAGATTTTGTTGAATTTGTTGTATACCCATGGGATTCGTGTTACCGCCatatgctctctttctctcactctcttttaaTTTCTCGCCCTCCTTAGGGCCAACTGTCGCATcttgctgacctctgacccaagAATTCAAGCAGCGTTAATGCAGATTTAATTTAGAATTGTATATtcaaatataggcctatctccGACTCTGCTCATTATTGGTTTATGCCGAATCAACAAATCACGTAATGTCGGCTGTAAAGGGTCGATGCATCCCATGGCAATAAGCTGTCTTGACATTGTGCGTGGATGAACCCGGTGTTGCTGCAAGTTTCGGATGTCTTTGAGTTCTCCTCTCCGGCTTTGACGCCCATCTGTCACACGCTGGCCCACCATGCTCTCCGCTTTGATCACAACGCCTCCTCCGCTCTCGTTTCACCGTCTCCTCCGACATCAGACGGTTCACACCTTGTCCAATTTGAGACCTGGGTGTGAACGAGCACAGGGAAGCACCTTTCTCTAATCCTGCGTATTAGTCATTTCTGCAGAAGGGTTAAAGACTAATCAGCACTTGATTTGACCTAAGCGGAACTTCGTCCTACAAAATGGAATGCTTGAATTATAAATAACTTCGACATCCACGTAAAAGTCATGGCTGGTTTGGTTGTCCACAATGCAACCATTGCATATTTTTAACAGCCGTCTTCATATCGATAAAGTGTGGTCTGCGACAGATTTATGAAAGACAACATTTCAGACTTTTGAAGTCATGCGCTTTCGAAAAATCAGTCTATAGGCCTACGGCCTCAAGGCAGCGCGTTGTTATTGTTTGCGTCTGGCCTATTTTTACTGTTCACTGGGAGGGCTGTTCGGACACCATTTGGGTCCAGACAGGATCTGAAGCCACTTTGATGCGGATGTTATTTGCATCGGAGGTGTGAGCTGTGTCGCCGACTGGGGCAGTCCGAGGTGTGACATCATCCCTTTCATGTGCCAGCTTCCGTGACTTTAAACGTGGGATCCACACTTAGGACCGATGCAGTCTATGGCCTATAGGAGAACCCACCATGGTCATGTCTGAAGCTTCCCAGCATAACTTGACAACCGTTGTTTCatacttatttattattttatttatgagatTCAAACACGGAATTATAGCAAAAGCTTTCTAAACATCATTACATCATCCACTTATTCTGACGGAGGCTAACCCCAAAATCAAATTACATGCCTCATGACACAGGACTACATTTGGAAtaatacaacaaaaataattatattaatcGCAGAAAAGGGCCGAACGTGTCGGTATCTAAAGAGCTTGGTCCTCACACGCGTCCTTTATTATACACTCCATTATATACAAAGATGGGCTGCCCTTCCGGTTCTTCTTTTTATTCCCTGGTCCACGTCTGTAGCGGTAAGTGAATCTCCGGTCTGAAGGGTGAAACAAGAAATTCTCAGCCTTGTTGTCAGGTGTACGGTCTTAATAACTCACAACGATACGAGCAGGGCCTATTGGCACACAAACGTCCCACACTGAGGGCCCAGTGCCACGGGGACCCCCActgtgtccccctctctcccctaccaCGGCCTCCACATGGACTGAGAGTAGAGGACAGTGGGGGGCATGCCGGTGGGTGTGCTGGTGGCCTCGCGGGTATCCAGCCCCTGCCCCTCGGAGCTCTGGTTGTGCTCGCTGTCCGTGTCGTCCAGGTCCGAGCACAAGTCCGAGCACAGGTCCTCACTGGACGCACTGGAGGGGGCCGGGGAGAGGGCCATGCTGGATATACTCCTTCCCCCGGGCGAGGCGAGGCTGGCGCAGAGCGCGTCGCCCGCGTTCTGCCAAGTGCTGCCGTTGTGACCACCaccagtagtagtagcagtggtaTTGGTGGTCGTGGTAGTGGTCGTGTCTGTGATTAAATCCATGAGCACGTCCGTGAAGTGGTCCTCGTTCAGGGGCATGCACTCCAGCAGATGGTTGAGCAGCTCGGCCGCCACCGTCGCGTCGATGCCGGGGCAGTTGGACACGAACATGTGCACCTCGTGCATGCACTGGATGTACCCGGCGGCGAACCGTTCGCTGGCCTCCCGGTTCAGCGTGTCGGTCTCTGTTTGTGCAAAAAGGAAGAGGGGAGCTTTAGAAGGGGTGATGGAGGGTCCAGCTATTTGGATAGAGGGGTGGGGTGTGCTGACCTTGCGTTCGGTTCTGCAGAATGTCCTCAACCTTTTTCACTGTCATCTCCAGCACCTCTGCGTTCTCCATCTTGGACTGAAacttaaaaagagagagagaacaagagaccaTGGGCACAGGGTGTTTAGAACAGAAACCGGTCTGATGTGTTCATGAACGTGTCGCAGTCGAGCCGGTATAGCAGTCACAGGTGAGCGCGTAATGAACCACGGGGCTACTCACGTCCGCGTCCGCCAGCAGGTTCCGAAGCTCCTGCAGACTCTCATTGATGCGAGCACGCCTCTTCTTCTCCACTAAGGGCTTCCTCGTCTGTAAGAACATGTGAGACGTGTTAAAACAACCGTGGTTATAACCGCGGTTTCCATTGAAGGGTGCTGCAGAAAGTACCACGATGCGTCGCTTACGAGGGCTGAGTCGATTTACCTTTCGGTCTCCTCTCTGTATCCCGTagtaatcctcctcctcctcctccgtatCCAGTTCGTTTACGCTGGGTCGAGCCGAAGGGGCCATGTTGGTTAGAGCCCGAATTGTGCAAAAAAAATACCGCAGTTGGTTAGATATCCCAGcgctctctggttctctccccGGACTCCAGTGACGGGCAGCTGGCGAATGGAAACCGGTCCGAGGGAATCAATAAACGACAGGCGAGGCGACCTGTGTTTATTGTGCAATCCTAGTGAGACGGGCTGCTGGCCCCGAGTAACTGTTGTTAGTATTTATAGGGGCTTATTAGCATGTGAATGAGGGTCTGGCTGCTCATGCTCGCGAACAACGGAGCGCACATCGCAGCAGCCAATGGGCGAGCAGTCCTTTGTCTGGTCGGGCCCCGCAGCGCCGCCAGCGCCTCGGACCGCGGCTTTAATGAATTATCTTTTGGTTGACGGGGCCGAACGCGCCGGTTTTTCCTCTttcagatagatagatggatagatagatcatAACTTTATTAAACGCCCGGAGGGGACATTCCTTACAAAAGCCCAGCAGAAGTGGAAAACACGGGATaagatacaatacaataaagaaTTGTATCTCATAGTATCTAATTTTTTGTAACACTTTTGGGAAAGGCTTCCATCATAGCCTACATGACTCGCTGAGATTGTATTGTAGGTTATAGACCATTTGGACTGACTTCAACGTCTGCTTATGTAGAATAGCAGGTTTACAAGGTAAGTATTTTACTTAGTTTTCTATTTTCCCGACTTCTTTATGACTATCGGTGTTCACTTTATAGCCCACTTTCAATATTCATTATAAACAAAGCGGGGTATAATGTGACAAATATATATAGAGCTTATGCTGTTACATGTtgcagaggaacacacacacacacacacacacacacacacacacacacacacacacacacacacacacacacacacacacacacacacacacacaatcaataaatagaattacagataattttttttattattattttatttcgaGGCATTTTGTCCGAAGTTCTGGTGATTTACCCGTGCCTGGCGGATGTAAC
This genomic window contains:
- the her13 gene encoding hairy-related 13 isoform X1, with the translated sequence MAPSARPSVNELDTEEEEEDYYGIQRGDRKTRKPLVEKKRRARINESLQELRNLLADADFQSKMENAEVLEMTVKKVEDILQNRTQETDTLNREASERFAAGYIQCMHEVHMFVSNCPGIDATVAAELLNHLLECMPLNEDHFTDVLMDLITDTTTTTTTNTTATTTGGGHNGSTWQNAGDALCASLASPGGRSISSMALSPAPSSASSEDLCSDLCSDLDDTDSEHNQSSEGQGLDTREATSTPTGMPPTVLYSQSMWRPW
- the her13 gene encoding hairy-related 13 isoform X2 → MAPSARPSVNELDTEEEEEDYYGIQRGDRKTRKPLVEKKRRARINESLQELRNLLADADSKMENAEVLEMTVKKVEDILQNRTQETDTLNREASERFAAGYIQCMHEVHMFVSNCPGIDATVAAELLNHLLECMPLNEDHFTDVLMDLITDTTTTTTTNTTATTTGGGHNGSTWQNAGDALCASLASPGGRSISSMALSPAPSSASSEDLCSDLCSDLDDTDSEHNQSSEGQGLDTREATSTPTGMPPTVLYSQSMWRPW